A part of Leptospira perdikensis genomic DNA contains:
- a CDS encoding response regulator: MNKAILFVDDEQIILMSLKSQLKKHFGNEYRYETAQNTEEAWSIIEELAEEGINILIIISDWLMPNQRGDEFLRDVHKTYPAIKKIIISGHIDELSLNQLKGEVDLHSFLNKPWSESDLIKKVEDAITKIA; encoded by the coding sequence ATGAACAAAGCCATCCTCTTCGTCGATGACGAACAAATCATTCTGATGAGTTTGAAGTCACAGCTCAAAAAACATTTTGGGAATGAATACCGTTATGAAACGGCCCAAAATACAGAAGAGGCGTGGTCTATCATCGAAGAGTTGGCGGAAGAAGGAATCAACATCCTAATCATCATCTCGGATTGGCTTATGCCGAACCAGAGGGGTGATGAATTCCTTCGAGATGTCCACAAAACTTATCCTGCAATTAAGAAAATAATTATTTCCGGTCATATAGATGAGTTATCACTCAATCAATTGAAAGGCGAAGTAGACTTACATAGTTTTTTAAACAAACCTTGGTCGGAATCGGATTTAATCAAAAAAGTAGAAGACGCCATTACGAAGATTGCCTAG